A portion of the Cryptomeria japonica chromosome 5, Sugi_1.0, whole genome shotgun sequence genome contains these proteins:
- the LOC131036564 gene encoding pentatricopeptide repeat-containing protein DOT4, chloroplastic-like isoform X2: protein MAKLHNHSAKFTCVLRAIVNAKFTTSTIPKLEETALALDSNTIAGNHNAYESLLDAYSASKALTPGKQVHAHIILTGLNQDSFLKSKLLNFYVMCENLKDARQLFDTIPKQITHAFLWNVMIKGYASGGFSEKAIGMYYQMYLVGIEPDNFTFPFVLKACTDISALQEGMEIQGYIIKGGFESDVYVGNGFIALYMKCGCTEDARQVFDKMAARDVVSWNSMIAGYAQNRCCYEALELFNQMESAGVIPNHVTLVSVLPVCADLEALQEGKNIHDSICRFGFDSHVTVGNALIDMYAKCGVLEAACQVFDNMSERNVISWNAIIAGFARAGYSDKSLDKFCHMQKAGVEPDAISVANVLPSCTLLGALRQGYAQNCLDQEALNFFRQMQIIGSKMASTTITNFLPVCARLASLYLCREIHGYIIRNGFDSDTFVNNGLIDMYAKCRSLELAYKVFDIMSPKDIISFNSMIAGYAQSSHHTRALELFRQMEQSGMKPDSVTILSILMACAHLSTPRQGKEIHNYIIRNAYELHVFVSNSLIDMYAKCGNIETAKLLFDRMPQRDVASWNTMISAYGIQGRSKDALQLFHQMEHAGLKPNHITFVAVLFACSHAGLVDDGWRYFDCMCQNCIPPQREHYACMVDLLGRAGQLNEALDIINKMPFEPDANMWGALLAACRIHSNIELGERVADHLFEMDPENTGYYVLMSNIYAAAGRWGDVTKVRKLMEERGLKKKPGWSWIEVDSRVHAFLIGDTSHPQSENIYAILKSLSLRMKEVGYVPDTRFVLHDVEEYT from the exons ATGGCCAAGCTCCACAATCATTCTGCAAAATTCACTTGTGTGTTACGAGCAATAGTCAATGCAAAATTTACAACTTCCACGATACCAAAATTAGAAGAAACAGCTCTGGCTTTAGATTCAAATACCATTGCTGGAAACCACAACGCCTATGAATCTCTGTTAGATGCCTACAGCGCCTCCAAGGCTTTGACACCAGGCAAGCAAGTCCATGCTCACATTATACTCACTGGACTAAACCAAGACAGTTTTTTGAAGTCTAAGCTTCTCAATTTCTATGTTATGTGTGAGAACTTGAAGGATGCACGCCAACTGTTTGACACAATACCCAAGCAAATTACCCATGCCTTCTTGTGGAATGTTATGATTAAGGGGTATGCTAGCGGTGGGTTCTCTGAGAAAGCTATTGGTATGTATTACCAAATGTATTTGGTGGGTATTGAACCGGATAATTTCACCTTTCCCTTTGTTCTCAAAGCTTGTACAGATATTTCTGCTCTTCAAGAGGGTATGGAAATTCAGGGTTATATAATTAAGGGAGGATTtgagtctgatgtttatgtagggAATGGGTTTATTGCGTTGTATATGAAATGCGGTTGCACAGAGGATGCACGACAGGTGTTTGACAAAATGGCTGCAAGAGACGTGGTGTCGTGGAATTCAATGATTGCAGGTTATGCACAGAATAGGTGTTGTTATGAAGCCCTCGAATTGTTTAATCAAATGGAAAGTGCTGGCGTGATACCCAATCATGTGACCTTGGTGAGTGTTCTTCCGGTATGTGCTGATTTAGAAGCTCTGCAAGAGGGCAAGAATATCCATGACTCTATATGTAGATTTGGGTTTGATTCTCATGTTACAGTCGGAAATGCCCTtatagatatgtatgcaaaatgtggggtTTTAGAGgctgcatgccaagtgtttgacaacaTGTCTGAAAGAaatgtcatttcatggaatgcaATTATTGCAGGTTTTGCCCGGGCAGGTTACAGTGATAAGTCTTTGGACAAGTTTTGTCATATGCAGAAAGCAGGTGTTGAGCCTGATGCAATCTCTGTTGCTAATGTTCTCCCATCATGTACCCTTTTAGGAGCTCTGCGGCAGG GGTATGCTCAGAATTGTCTAGATCAGGAAGCATTAAACTTTTTCCGGCAAATGCAAATAATAGGTTCCAAAATGGCTTCAACCACTATCACAAACTTTCTCCCAGTATGTGCCCGCCTTGCTTCTCTGTATTTGTGTAGGGAGATTCATGGTTACATAATAAGAAATGGATTTGATTCAGATACCTTTGTAAACAATGGCcttatagacatgtatgcaaagtgCAGAAGCCTAGAGTTGGCCTACAAAGTTTTTGATATAATGTCACCAAAAGATATAATCTCATTCAATTCAATGATTGCAGGTTATGCTCAAAGTTCTCACCACACTAGGGCTCTTGAACTCTTTCGTCAAATGGAACAGTCAGGTATGAAACCTGACTCAGTAACTATTCTGAGTATCCTTATGGCATGTGCCCATTTATCAACACCGCGACAGGGAAAAGAGATCCACAATTACATAATTAGAAATGCATATGAGTTGCATGTGTTTGTGTCAAATTCCTTAATAGACATGTATGCCAAATGTGGAAATATAGAAACTGCAAAGctgttgtttgatagaatgcctcaaagagatgtggcCTCGTGGAATACCATGATTTCTGCATATGGCATCCAGGGTCGCAGTAAAGATGCTCTTCAACTTTTCCATCAAATGGAGCATGCAGGTTTGAAACCCAATCACATCACCTTCGTTGCAGTTCTGTTTGCCTGCAGCCATGCAGGCTTAGTTGATGATGGCTGGCGATATTTCGATTGCATGTGTCAAAATTGTATCCCTCCACAAAGAGAACACTATGCATGCATGGTTGATCTTCTAGGCCGTGCTGGACAGCTCAATGAAGCACTGGACATCATTAATAAGATGCCTTTTGAACCTGACGCCAATATGTGGGGAGCACTGCTTGCTGCCTGTAGAATCCACAGTAATATAGAGCTAGGAGAACGTGTGGCAGATCATCTTTTCGAGATGGATCCTGAAAATACTGGATACTATGTACTGATGTCGAACATTTATGCTGCAGCTGGAAGGTGGGGTGATGTAACAAAAGTGAGAAAATTGATGGAAGAAAGGGGATTGAAAAAGAAGCCAGGATGGAGCTGGATAGAGGTTGATAGCAGGGTGCATGCATTCCTTATCGGAGACACATCACACCCACAATCTGAAAATATCTATGCAATACTGAAGAGCTTGTCTCTGCGGATGAAAGAGGTGGGGTATGTTCCAGATACAAGATTTGTTTTACATGACGTAGAGGAGTATACTTAA
- the LOC131036564 gene encoding pentatricopeptide repeat-containing protein At5g16860-like isoform X1, with translation MAKLHNHSAKFTCVLRAIVNAKFTTSTIPKLEETALALDSNTIAGNHNAYESLLDAYSASKALTPGKQVHAHIILTGLNQDSFLKSKLLNFYVMCENLKDARQLFDTIPKQITHAFLWNVMIKGYASGGFSEKAIGMYYQMYLVGIEPDNFTFPFVLKACTDISALQEGMEIQGYIIKGGFESDVYVGNGFIALYMKCGCTEDARQVFDKMAARDVVSWNSMIAGYAQNRCCYEALELFNQMESAGVIPNHVTLVSVLPVCADLEALQEGKNIHDSICRFGFDSHVTVGNALIDMYAKCGVLEAACQVFDNMSERNVISWNAIIAGFARAGYSDKSLDKFCHMQKAGVEPDAISVANVLPSCTLLGALRQVSWSVMIAGYAQNCLDQEALNFFRQMQIIGSKMASTTITNFLPVCARLASLYLCREIHGYIIRNGFDSDTFVNNGLIDMYAKCRSLELAYKVFDIMSPKDIISFNSMIAGYAQSSHHTRALELFRQMEQSGMKPDSVTILSILMACAHLSTPRQGKEIHNYIIRNAYELHVFVSNSLIDMYAKCGNIETAKLLFDRMPQRDVASWNTMISAYGIQGRSKDALQLFHQMEHAGLKPNHITFVAVLFACSHAGLVDDGWRYFDCMCQNCIPPQREHYACMVDLLGRAGQLNEALDIINKMPFEPDANMWGALLAACRIHSNIELGERVADHLFEMDPENTGYYVLMSNIYAAAGRWGDVTKVRKLMEERGLKKKPGWSWIEVDSRVHAFLIGDTSHPQSENIYAILKSLSLRMKEVGYVPDTRFVLHDVEEYT, from the exons ATGGCCAAGCTCCACAATCATTCTGCAAAATTCACTTGTGTGTTACGAGCAATAGTCAATGCAAAATTTACAACTTCCACGATACCAAAATTAGAAGAAACAGCTCTGGCTTTAGATTCAAATACCATTGCTGGAAACCACAACGCCTATGAATCTCTGTTAGATGCCTACAGCGCCTCCAAGGCTTTGACACCAGGCAAGCAAGTCCATGCTCACATTATACTCACTGGACTAAACCAAGACAGTTTTTTGAAGTCTAAGCTTCTCAATTTCTATGTTATGTGTGAGAACTTGAAGGATGCACGCCAACTGTTTGACACAATACCCAAGCAAATTACCCATGCCTTCTTGTGGAATGTTATGATTAAGGGGTATGCTAGCGGTGGGTTCTCTGAGAAAGCTATTGGTATGTATTACCAAATGTATTTGGTGGGTATTGAACCGGATAATTTCACCTTTCCCTTTGTTCTCAAAGCTTGTACAGATATTTCTGCTCTTCAAGAGGGTATGGAAATTCAGGGTTATATAATTAAGGGAGGATTtgagtctgatgtttatgtagggAATGGGTTTATTGCGTTGTATATGAAATGCGGTTGCACAGAGGATGCACGACAGGTGTTTGACAAAATGGCTGCAAGAGACGTGGTGTCGTGGAATTCAATGATTGCAGGTTATGCACAGAATAGGTGTTGTTATGAAGCCCTCGAATTGTTTAATCAAATGGAAAGTGCTGGCGTGATACCCAATCATGTGACCTTGGTGAGTGTTCTTCCGGTATGTGCTGATTTAGAAGCTCTGCAAGAGGGCAAGAATATCCATGACTCTATATGTAGATTTGGGTTTGATTCTCATGTTACAGTCGGAAATGCCCTtatagatatgtatgcaaaatgtggggtTTTAGAGgctgcatgccaagtgtttgacaacaTGTCTGAAAGAaatgtcatttcatggaatgcaATTATTGCAGGTTTTGCCCGGGCAGGTTACAGTGATAAGTCTTTGGACAAGTTTTGTCATATGCAGAAAGCAGGTGTTGAGCCTGATGCAATCTCTGTTGCTAATGTTCTCCCATCATGTACCCTTTTAGGAGCTCTGCGGCAGG TCTCCTGGAGTGTCATGATTGCAGGGTATGCTCAGAATTGTCTAGATCAGGAAGCATTAAACTTTTTCCGGCAAATGCAAATAATAGGTTCCAAAATGGCTTCAACCACTATCACAAACTTTCTCCCAGTATGTGCCCGCCTTGCTTCTCTGTATTTGTGTAGGGAGATTCATGGTTACATAATAAGAAATGGATTTGATTCAGATACCTTTGTAAACAATGGCcttatagacatgtatgcaaagtgCAGAAGCCTAGAGTTGGCCTACAAAGTTTTTGATATAATGTCACCAAAAGATATAATCTCATTCAATTCAATGATTGCAGGTTATGCTCAAAGTTCTCACCACACTAGGGCTCTTGAACTCTTTCGTCAAATGGAACAGTCAGGTATGAAACCTGACTCAGTAACTATTCTGAGTATCCTTATGGCATGTGCCCATTTATCAACACCGCGACAGGGAAAAGAGATCCACAATTACATAATTAGAAATGCATATGAGTTGCATGTGTTTGTGTCAAATTCCTTAATAGACATGTATGCCAAATGTGGAAATATAGAAACTGCAAAGctgttgtttgatagaatgcctcaaagagatgtggcCTCGTGGAATACCATGATTTCTGCATATGGCATCCAGGGTCGCAGTAAAGATGCTCTTCAACTTTTCCATCAAATGGAGCATGCAGGTTTGAAACCCAATCACATCACCTTCGTTGCAGTTCTGTTTGCCTGCAGCCATGCAGGCTTAGTTGATGATGGCTGGCGATATTTCGATTGCATGTGTCAAAATTGTATCCCTCCACAAAGAGAACACTATGCATGCATGGTTGATCTTCTAGGCCGTGCTGGACAGCTCAATGAAGCACTGGACATCATTAATAAGATGCCTTTTGAACCTGACGCCAATATGTGGGGAGCACTGCTTGCTGCCTGTAGAATCCACAGTAATATAGAGCTAGGAGAACGTGTGGCAGATCATCTTTTCGAGATGGATCCTGAAAATACTGGATACTATGTACTGATGTCGAACATTTATGCTGCAGCTGGAAGGTGGGGTGATGTAACAAAAGTGAGAAAATTGATGGAAGAAAGGGGATTGAAAAAGAAGCCAGGATGGAGCTGGATAGAGGTTGATAGCAGGGTGCATGCATTCCTTATCGGAGACACATCACACCCACAATCTGAAAATATCTATGCAATACTGAAGAGCTTGTCTCTGCGGATGAAAGAGGTGGGGTATGTTCCAGATACAAGATTTGTTTTACATGACGTAGAGGAGTATACTTAA